The Microbacter sp. GSS18 genome has a segment encoding these proteins:
- the nusB gene encoding transcription antitermination factor NusB has product MSARTKARKRALDILFQADVRGEELPAILAAEAKRAAGEPSREASWLYAREIIDGIVDNREAIDEQITTFAKDWSLARMPAVDRALLRVGAWEILYNEDVPTAVAIDEAVELAKEFSTEESGAFVHGVLARIARAS; this is encoded by the coding sequence ATGAGTGCCCGCACGAAGGCGCGCAAGCGCGCGCTCGACATCCTGTTCCAGGCCGACGTCCGCGGCGAAGAGCTGCCGGCGATCCTCGCCGCGGAGGCCAAGCGCGCCGCGGGCGAGCCCTCCCGCGAAGCGTCGTGGCTCTACGCGCGCGAGATCATCGACGGCATCGTCGACAACCGCGAGGCGATCGACGAGCAGATCACGACGTTCGCCAAGGACTGGTCGCTCGCGCGCATGCCTGCTGTGGACCGCGCGCTGCTGCGCGTGGGCGCGTGGGAGATCCTCTACAACGAGGACGTGCCCACCGCGGTCGCGATCGACGAGGCGGTGGAGCTGGCGAAGGAGTTCTCGACGGAGGAGTCCGGCGCCTTCGTGCACGGCGTCCTCGCCCGCATCGCCCGCGCCTCCTGA